The following proteins are encoded in a genomic region of Microcoleus sp. FACHB-68:
- a CDS encoding ATP-binding protein: MTPEEAFEFVNGLFIEKNQPKLRPVEKAVFIGIYNNFTYPEIANETCWTFQYIKETGPKLFRKLKEILEIDVDKYDFVSEIEKLWKQHSENSQSSQKPLTELPNVAVQETLPPAFPSQSEASLIAKKKLCNPFIPLNAIVDNPQQFFNRHREIERVFELLNSNSSVALIGEEGIGKSSLLIEICRQSENRLLSPRQPIYLDLNPLHNEDEFYSALCDEIGISKSKGYPLTRALRQHQDRLLLTIDNAGKMIGKGFTRNLRDHLRGLAEGSDAPLRLILSAGEPLAQLFKESQEQSKTSPFSGIFRDQDIKPWDEATARTFIESRLKTTSVHFTEEEITQLVQKSAGHPRQLMQGCYRTYARYMEQLQ, translated from the coding sequence AAATTAAGGCCAGTGGAGAAAGCCGTTTTTATAGGAATTTATAATAATTTTACTTATCCGGAAATTGCTAACGAAACCTGCTGGACTTTTCAATATATAAAAGAGACTGGCCCAAAATTATTTAGAAAGCTAAAAGAAATTTTAGAAATCGACGTTGACAAATATGATTTTGTATCAGAAATTGAGAAACTCTGGAAACAGCACTCTGAGAACAGCCAATCTTCCCAAAAACCACTTACGGAACTACCCAATGTAGCCGTTCAAGAGACGCTGCCTCCAGCTTTTCCATCACAGTCAGAAGCAAGTTTAATCGCTAAAAAAAAGCTTTGTAACCCCTTTATCCCTTTAAATGCCATAGTTGATAATCCTCAACAGTTCTTTAACCGGCACCGTGAGATCGAGCGAGTATTTGAGCTTCTTAACAGCAATAGTAGCGTTGCCTTGATAGGAGAAGAAGGTATCGGCAAATCTTCTCTGCTAATAGAAATTTGTCGGCAGTCAGAAAATCGCCTCTTATCGCCGCGCCAGCCGATTTACTTAGACCTGAATCCACTTCATAATGAAGATGAATTCTACAGCGCTTTGTGCGATGAGATTGGGATTTCTAAAAGCAAAGGATATCCCCTAACTCGCGCTTTGCGACAGCATCAAGATCGATTGTTGCTAACTATCGACAATGCGGGAAAGATGATAGGCAAAGGGTTTACTCGTAACCTCCGTGATCATTTGCGCGGTTTGGCTGAGGGAAGTGATGCACCTTTGCGGCTGATTTTATCTGCCGGCGAACCCCTTGCTCAGCTTTTTAAAGAGAGTCAGGAACAAAGCAAAACATCACCATTTTCTGGCATTTTCCGAGATCAAGACATCAAACCTTGGGATGAAGCGACTGCTCGTACATTTATTGAAAGCCGGCTTAAGACAACTTCTGTGCATTTTACTGAAGAAGAAATAACTCAGTTAGTGCAAAAAAGTGCCGGCCATCCTCGGCAACTGATGCAAGGGTGCTATCGAACTTATGCGCGATACATGGAGCAACTGCAATGA